The sequence below is a genomic window from Lolium perenne isolate Kyuss_39 chromosome 4, Kyuss_2.0, whole genome shotgun sequence.
CGATCTCTGGTCCTCCGGGATGCCAGGACTAAAGAAGATCGAGCTTTTATCTCTATTGACCAACTGCCCGGATGCTTCATTGTACATGTGAAGTATAACattgagacgtgcagcaccacgaGCTGAAGCTTCGATGAAAATGAGACTATCATCCGCGAACAGCAAATGCGTAATCCACGGAGATCTGTTACAGACTCTTACCCCTCTGTCCACAAAACCCATACTGAAATAATTCAGTAGAGCTGACAAACCTTCCGCACACATCAAGAAAAGATATGGCGATATCGGGTCTCCTTGGCGTAATCCTCTGGATGGGGAGAACTGAGGCAATAAATTTCCATTCACCTTTACTGAGAATTGAACCGAAGAAACACACTTCATTATCAACCTGACCATAGCCTCCGAGAAACCCAGCTTGGTCATGATCGCTTCCAAAAAGGGCCACTCCACACGGTCATAAGCTTTCATCATATCCAACTTAACCGCACAGGCACCTTTCTTTGCCTTCTTCCTTCTCTTCATACTATGGATACTCTCAAAAGCCACTAAAGCGTTGTCCGTTATCAAACGCCCTGGAACAAAAGCGCTCTGCTCCTGGCTAATTATCTCTTCTAGAACAGGCCGCAATCGAAGTGAAATCATCTTCGTGCAGATTTTGTAAAGCACCGTACATAAAGAAATCGGTCTATACTGTGTTATCGACTGGGGATGTCTTACTTTAGGGATTAGCACAATAGCTGTGTTGTTGAGCTCAATAGGAAGATCACCACCATTCAGAAACTCCACCACTGCAGGCACAAGCACTCCCTTGACCACCTCCCAATGTCTTTGGAAGAAACCAGCTGTATAGCCATCTACACCTGGCGCCTTTGATGGATGCATTTGAAACAGAGCCAATCTGACCTCCTCCCCGGTAAAGGGTTTATCCATCTCCTCCCGCATTGGTTGGGACACCTTTTCTGACACGAAGTGTAGGCATGCCGCCATATTAGGCGCCCCTTGAGACTGGTATAGGGTTTCATAAAAACCTTGGACCTCAGCATTCACTTCTGTCTCGCCCTCACACACAGACCCATCCGATCGCTGCAAAGCAGAAATTTTATTCATTCGTTTCCGCTGAGCAGCTTGAGCATGAAAAAAAGCTGAGTTTCTGTCCCCCGCACGGAGCCACTGAACCCGTGCCCGTTGCTTAATCCATATCTCCTCCTGATGGAGTACCCGGCTGAGCCGAGCCATAATTTCTTTCTCTCCTTGCGATGGCCCTCGGCCCACAGATTGTCGCCGAGCACCTTCCAAGTCCTTACGTAGTTTGGCGAGcttgtttttgaaattaccaagtTTTGAGGCTCCCCAACTATTCAGCTCCGACTGAATATCATATAGGGTTTTTGACACTCCAGCCAAACCCCCTGTCTGACATTTCTCATTCCATAGTTCCAATATCTTTTTGTCATAATCACCAATTGTCTGCCATGCATTCTCATAACGGAAACTCCTCTCCATCTGAGATCTCCTTGGCTCGTCTTTCTTTTGCAGCCGCATGGATAACATACAGTGATCAGACTCCACCATAGTAATGTGACGAACACGAGGTACTGTGAACAAAGTGAACAGTTCCTCGTTCCCAAACGCTCGATCAAGTCGCGCTTTAACATTAGCTTGATCTTGCTGCCTGTTATCCCATGTGAATGGCAGCCCAAACCAACCAACATCCATTAGCCCACAATCTTCAGTACATTCCCTGAAAGCTCTCATCTGCGCTTCAGGTCGGTCATTCACACTGAATTGCTCGGATCCCCATAGTAACTCATTAAAATCACCCATGCAAAGCCATGGGTAAGATAGGGCGTTTGAGAGTCTTCTCAAAAGGGTCCAGCTCATATGTCGGTTCTCCCTTCTCGGCTCCCCATAGAAACCAGTGAACCTCCATTTTGTTCCTCCATCTCTCGATTGCACTAACACATCAATGTGGTTGGAATTGAAGCTCTTCAGATCAACTATCACCTCTGAAGTCCAGAACAAACCAATTCCTCCACTGAGACCATCACTACTCACAGCAAAACTGCCAGAGAAACCCAAAGCATTGCATAACTTCTCAGTCCTTGTCTTACTGATCTTTGTCTCCATCACAAAGAGCAGGTTAGGCGCTTCTTGCTTCGCCAGATTGCGAAGCTCCCGAACTGCCGCTTGGTTCCCAAGCCCGCGACAGTTCGCAGATAGGCAACTCATTGCTTCTGGCGGGACTGATCATCAGTCACCGCCATAATTTCAGAATTTGGTGCTAACACATCTGTTGCCACTCTAGCCTTCTTGGGATCCGGGGATGGAGCAGGAGATTTGACATCTTTTGCAGGTCTCTCATCCCTCTTCTCCCCAGATACCTTTGGATCAAAAATGACCAAAGCCCTATCAATCTCACTCGGCTCCCCTGGGGCAGAAACATCCAGCTTCCTATACACTTTTGAGTTCCCTCTTCCACCTTGGAACCGACCACCACCCCCAGTACCATCTCTACCCCTGCCACGTCCCCCGCCAGGTACTTGTGGAGGGTGATTCTGGGAGAGTATATCCATATTCACATTCTCTTGAGTTTTGCCAGAGGCTGCTCCTGAAAAGTTGTTGTGTTCGTTAAACGCCTGCGAGCCATCAGGAGCCCTGTAATCACCCGAGAAATTACCCCAAACATTAGGACCAGATTTCTTCTTTCTATCATCCAGAGCCCTCAAGCTCGGCCAATACGGGAGGCGTCCcttctcatctctttctcccggCTCTGGGCACATAAGATCAGAGTGTCCAAGTAGGCCACAGGAGAAGCAAAAATACGGCAGATTCTCATATTTTATGTCATACCAATCGCACGCCTCCCTTAGTGACGAGTCAATGGCAATCCATCGCCGCAGTGGCTCGTGAACATTAATTGATACCCGAGCTCGCAGATACTTCCCACTCACCAACATCTTGTTGGTAGTATCAATACTTATAAAATCACCCAGGTCCTTTGCAATCCTCTCTCCCCAATGATCATGCAGATTAAAGGGCAGATTCATCACACGGATCCAAATAGGTAAACGATCAAACCTTAATTCTGATGGACGTTGGCTCCGCTTGAAATTCTCCAGCACCACAGCGTGCTTGTTCACATTCCACGGAGACCTCTCCCAGATTCTGTCCCGTTCACGTTCTGACGGAAGCTCAGCCACAAACAGATTCGGTCCTCCGTCCCGGAACACCAGGCCCCTTGGATTACCCCATGCAGGCCGCAGAACATCAGCGATCATCTGGATATGATAAACCTTGGGATAAGGTACCAAGATCTTGCCTGCCAGAGCCCAGACTGGATCCGCCTGTACGTCCTCACGATCATCTATGAAAAGTTTCTTGGATTCCACCTCGGTCAGCTTCATCCGTCCAACCAGCTCCTCAATCGACTCCTCCTCCACAGCAGGGCCTTTTCCACGCCCCCCCTTCCCGGCGGCCCCCCTCGAGGAGACCCCGTCCTTCTCAGCCATAGACTCCCTCAGATCGATCAACACTACCAAGGGTGGGCAAAGGCCCAGGGCCTCCCCTTTGTCACCCCGAGTAGGACCCGACCTGGAGGAAGACTACTTTGCCGATCGCCCAGCGCTAATCCTCTCTCGCCTGAGCAGACTGTCTTGCGCCCCGCCGGTGAACCCAACGTGCGCCGCCTTCCCCACTAGAAACCCTAATCGCCTCCCGATCGCCTTGTCAGGAGCCGAAACGGTATTTCTGGGTACTAAACGGTTATGTCACAACTAACGGCGCTAGGGACTAGGGCGATGGGCGCTGGCAACATTTTTTTTTTTAACTTGGCGTCGGCAACGCTTTCGTTGGACCCTCTGTGTTGTTCACTTCCAGGCCACGGGCGGGCTAAAATAGATCGAGAGTGCGAGCTGTttttttttctggatttttctttTGAAATGTAGTTTGGGCCACGTGGGTTGGAAAATTGGGACAAGGCCGGCTACCAAGTAGGGAATTCGTTGGAAAAACTGAAAGACGCACGGAGCGGGTTGGAATTCACTGCTACAGAGCTGGGCTGGCATTGGGAACACGGGGGGCAAAAATTTTGGTGGATCCTGTAGACTGATCAGGTATGTTGTTACCACGTGCCAAACACCTGCAGGGTCATGGGCCTCGCCCATAAATCCTTTTTTTCTGCCCAgtttttttcttgttttctatTGGTTTTTTGGGTTTTCCTTTATCAATTTTATGATTCTTCTTGGGTTTTTCGGTTTTTTATAAAATTGtacatttaaacttgttcaaatttcgaaaattttaaattttataaatttccatgtttgaaaaatgttcaaattttaaaaatatttagATTTTAAAAAAGTCAACTTAAATAtgttcaaaaattgaaaaattcAAATATTTTTGAAAATCCGACCATTAGAAACAAAAAAACCAAGCGGAAAACCCAAAACCAAATGAAAAATAGGAAAAAACATGCGGAAACAAAAAAGGGGAAAAAAACTTACCCAAAAATATGGACATGGCCGAAAAGCTAGCTAGTTGTGGGTGCCGCATTGCGTGGCATATAGGAACCCCCGCCCTGTGCCCTCGTCCAGCTCGCACTAGGCCTTCAATGGGCATGAGTTTGAGAAATCATGGAGTCCTCTAGTAGAGGCGACGTCGTCCTCCTTCAATGGAAGATCTGCTCCCGTTGGAGGGGTGAAGGGCATGTTCGGTTTCCCTCCACTCCGATCAAATCAGCAGACCTACAGAGCCCGGTTTTAGCCTCTCCCTAAAAAAAAGTTGTAGCTCCTTCTGCTCCAGGAGTGTGGTTGAGGAGCAGGAGATGATCCGAATAGGTTCGAAGTTGGGTGTGTTGAGCTG
It includes:
- the LOC139839089 gene encoding uncharacterized protein, which encodes MSCLSANCRGLGNQAAVRELRNLAKQEAPNLLFVMETKISKTRTEKLCNALGFSGSFAVSSDGLSGGIGLFWTSEVIVDLKSFNSNHIDVLVQSRDGGTKWRFTGFYGEPRRENRHMSWTLLRRLSNALSYPWLCMGDFNELLWGSEQFSVNDRPEAQMRAFRECTEDCGLMDVGWFGLPFTWDNRQQDQANVKARLDRAFGNEELFTLFTVPRVRHITMVESDHCMLSMRLQKKDEPRRSQMERSFRYENAWQTIGDYDKKILELWNEKCQTGGLAGVSKTLYDIQSELNSWGASKLGNFKNKLAKLRKDLEGARRQSVGRGPSQGEKEIMARLSRVLHQEEIWIKQRARVQWLRAGDRNSAFFHAQAAQRKRMNKISALQRSDGSVCEGETEVNAEVQGFYETLYQSQGAPNMAACLHFVSEKVSQPMREEMDKPFTGEEVRLALFQMHPSKAPGVDGYTAGFFQRHWEVVKGVLVPAVVEFLNGGDLPIELNNTAIVLIPKVRHPQSITQYRPISLCTVLYKICTKMISLRLRPVLEEIISQEQSAFVPGRLITDNALVAFESIHSMKRRKKAKKGACAVKLDMMKAYDRVEWPFLEAIMTKLGFSEAMVRLIMKCVSSVQFSVKVNGNLLPQFSPSRGLRQGDPISPYLFLMCAEGLSALLNYFSMGFVDRGVRVCNRSPWITHLLFADDSLIFIEASARGAARLNVILHMYNEASGQLVNRDKSSIFFSPGIPEDQRSAVKGELDIQVEAFSEKYLGLPTAVGKLTSESFEYIADRMRSKLNCRSGKNMSYAAKEVYIKAIIQAMPTYSMCCFLLGKGTCQKLTSIMAQFWWSGSLDKRSMHWLAWDKIAKPKNCGGMGFREMHLFNLALLGKQGWRLITNPNSLCAQVLSGRYYPTGDFMSAVAPRTASRTWRAILAGREALATGLIKRIGSGETVSIWNDCWIPESRTMRPLGRLQDTDKELVSELIQPGTHQWDEHAVRSIFFAPDADRILQIPLRRTDGEDWLAWSHEKSGIYTVRSAYRALVSAKEQMDVQPATASALSEGEKWKKLWKLDVLPRVRVFWWRVLKGIVPVYATLARRHVKDQSTCPVCKATSETLMHALVECSHAQLFWTAAKDAFNLKLPRLNPVTWTEDILSEPTFEGLDKSLTISIMAAIWDSRNKWSHDDAGYNPKATVDSIAVTLAMLDGLKKKKKAAITRPHCTWHGPPLGVIKLNSDGAIRSDEGIASTGGVARDSNGFKSAWCKLYSGISDPLIIEALALRDAIVEARSQHFDRIVAETDSSELVRLWMERGNHRAVIAPIISEISDISKQFSSFEVLFVRRSANSVAHECARFACARGVSQVWLNESPEFLFSSLTADCNSGDLNLI